Proteins from a single region of Mytilus trossulus isolate FHL-02 chromosome 2, PNRI_Mtr1.1.1.hap1, whole genome shotgun sequence:
- the LOC134705298 gene encoding uncharacterized protein LOC134705298, with the protein MIWFSVSPVYLLSVLGLSGAISIDDYLAVDNCDEYKQQSAVPLPLTGDPRCITITQNNKRINDGQPLYTSFTDQLDFKDNTPRFCFDQSNKLVAFDASFDSNTPDEVATVEITPCRKAGYWTNGNVFCNVPECSKYVEQTNTDYFEDELHVTVNMKDLFEIPVTGLGVTRGFNVIKFDGTPDHRLIYNTKTNLTKKLDSEKFKDYCTLYGPCVEGMFLGRSDLLYLKGGRPPLVFKRQGEKVFIVLRYDPRMFAFRDRPPYVSCYYTHDKTSEECDSPTGSFKWTKLWQTSLPYEKEWLSLRFFTRWSSKQDCIIRVTDTETGTDLVNYTGPCGRYADMDLGNFPYPRVGLFGKGINGSVKMRFKDLLFK; encoded by the exons ATGATTTGGTTTTCGGTCAGTCCGGTTTATTTGTTAAGTGTTCTTGGACTTTCTGGAGCTATCTCAATTGATGATTATCTTGCTGTTGACAATTGCGATGAATATAAACA ACAGTCAGCTGTACCACTACCACTCACTGGTGACCCAAGATGTATTACAATAACACAGAACAATAAGCGCATTAATGACGGACAGCCCCTATATACCAGTTTTACTGATCAATTGGATTTTAAAGACAATACTCCTCGCTTTTGTTTCGACCAAAGCAATAAACTTGTTGCCTTTGATGCCTCTTTTGACAG TAACACTCCAGACGAAGTTGCCACGGTTGAGATTACTCCATGTAGAAAGGCGGGATACTGGACAAATGGAAACGTATTTTGTAATGTTCCTGAATGTTCAAAATATGTTGAGCAAACGAATACAGATTATTTTGAAGATGAACTGCATGTAACCGTGAATATGAAAGACCTTTTCGAGATACCGGTAACAGGATTGGGAGTAACACGTGGTTTCAATGTAATCAAATTTGATGGAACGCCCGATCATCGTTTGATATATAATACTAAGACCAATCTGACAAAGAAGCTGGACAGCGAAAAGTTTAAGGACTATTGCACTTTATATGGTCCTTGTGTTGAGGGTATGTTCCTCGGTAGAAGCGATTTACTCTACCTTAAAGGTGGGAGACCTCCATTGGTTTTTAAGCGACAAGGTGAGAAGGTATTCATTGTTCTCAGGTACGACCCAAGAATGTTTGCTTTTCGCGATCGCCCTCCTTATGTGTCCTGTTATTACACACATGATAAAACCTCAGAGGAGTGTGACTCACCAACAGGTTCTTTCAAGTGGACAAAATTGTGGCAGACGTCACTCCCTTATGAAAAAGAATGGTTGTCGTTACGCTTCTTCACTCGATGGTCTTCCAAACAAGATTGCATCATTCGAGTGACTGATACCGAAACGGGGACAGATCTTGTCAACTACACTGGGCCCTGTGGTAGATATGCTGATATGGATTTAGGGAACTTTCCTTATCCTAGGGTTGGCCTTTTTGGTAAAGGTATAAATGGATCTGTCAAAATGAGATTCAAAGATCTGCTGTTCAAATGA